A part of Sugiyamaella lignohabitans strain CBS 10342 chromosome D, complete sequence genomic DNA contains:
- the RVB2 gene encoding RuvB family ATP-dependent DNA helicase reptin (ATP-dependent DNA helicase, also known as reptin; member of the AAA+ and RuvB protein families, similar to Rvb1p; conserved component of multiple complexes including the INO80 complex, the Swr1 complex, and the R2TP complex (Rvb1-Rvb2-Tah1-Pih1); involved in multiple processes such as chromatin remodeling, box C/D snoRNP assembly, and RNA polymerase II assembly; GO_component: GO:0070209 - ASTRA complex [Evidence IDA] [PMID 19040720]; GO_component: GO:0031011 - Ino80 complex [Evidence IPI] [PMID 10952318]; GO_component: GO:0031011 - Ino80 complex [Evidence IPI] [PMID 24034245]; GO_component: GO:0097255 - R2TP complex [Evidence IDA] [PMID 15766533]; GO_component: GO:0097255 - R2TP complex [Evidence IPI] [PMID 18268103]; GO_component: GO:0000812 - Swr1 complex [Evidence IPI] [PMID 14645854]; GO_component: GO:0000812 - Swr1 complex [Evidence IPI] [PMID 14690608]; GO_component: GO:0000812 - Swr1 complex [Evidence IDA] [PMID 16299513]; GO_component: GO:0005724 - nuclear telomeric heterochromatin [Evidence IDA] [PMID 22100294]; GO_component: GO:0005654 - nucleoplasm [Evidence IEA]; GO_component: GO:0005634 - nucleus [Evidence IEA]; GO_component: GO:0005634 - nucleus [Evidence IDA] [PMID 11604509]; GO_function: GO:0005524 - ATP binding [Evidence IEA,IEA]; GO_function: GO:0043140 - ATP-dependent 3'-5' DNA helicase activity [Evidence IDA] [PMID 10952318]; GO_function: GO:0043140 - ATP-dependent 3'-5' DNA helicase activity [Evidence IDA] [PMID 20553504]; GO_function: GO:0043141 - ATP-dependent 5'-3' DNA helicase activity [Evidence IEA]; GO_function: GO:0043141 - ATP-dependent 5'-3' DNA helicase activity [Evidence IDA] [PMID 18234224]; GO_function: GO:0003678 - DNA helicase activity [Evidence IEA]; GO_function: GO:0004386 - helicase activity [Evidence IEA]; GO_function: GO:0016787 - hydrolase activity [Evidence IEA]; GO_function: GO:0017111 - nucleoside-triphosphatase activity [Evidence IEA]; GO_function: GO:0000166 - nucleotide binding [Evidence IEA,IEA]; GO_process: GO:0032508 - DNA duplex unwinding [Evidence IEA]; GO_process: GO:0006281 - DNA repair [Evidence IEA]; GO_process: GO:0000492 - box C/D snoRNP assembly [Evidence IMP] [PMID 11604509]; GO_process: GO:0000492 - box C/D snoRNP assembly [Evidence IMP] [PMID 18268103]; GO_process: GO:0006974 - cellular response to DNA damage stimulus [Evidence IEA]; GO_process: GO:0016568 - chromatin modification [Evidence IEA]; GO_process: GO:0006338 - chromatin remodeling [Evidence IPI] [PMID 14690608]; GO_process: GO:0043486 - histone exchange [Evidence IPI] [PMID 14645854]; GO_process: GO:0006364 - rRNA processing [Evidence IEA]; GO_process: GO:0006364 - rRNA processing [Evidence IMP] [PMID 11604509]; GO_process: GO:0006357 - regulation of transcription from RNA polymerase II promoter [Evidence IMP] [PMID 11278922]; GO_process: GO:0006355 - regulation of transcription, DNA-templated [Evidence IEA]; GO_process: GO:0006351 - transcription, DNA-templated [Evidence IEA]): MVGQLKARKAAAVVLQMIKEGKIAGRAVLVAGPPSTGKTAIAMGISQSLGSDVPFTTVAGSEIFSLELSKTEALTQAFRKSIGVRIKEETELIEGEVVEIQVDRSIAGGQKQGKLTIKTTDMETVYELGTKMIDSLSKEKVTAGDVVSIDKASGKITKLGRSYTRSRDYDAMSADTKFVQCPEGELQRRKEVVHTVSLHEIDVINSRSQGFLALFSGDTGEIRSEVRDQINTKVSEWREEGKAEIIPGVLFIDEVHMLDIESFSYINRALEDDLSPIVIMATNRGVSRTRGTNYKSPHGLPVDLLDRVIIISTTPYNPEEIKQILSIRAQEEEVDVSVDALAILTKIGEETSLRYAANLITVANLIATKRKSQTVDVEDVKRSYSLFWDANRSVQYLSQYSDNLVNDAGAATLGGVKTIANPAAPAQAPATTAPVPSTTPATTTASGDTMDTTS; encoded by the coding sequence ATGGTTGGCCAGCTCAAGGCTCGTAAAGCAGCTGCAGTAGTTCTACAAATGATTAAGGAAGGTAAAATCGCTGGAAGAGCCGTTTTGGTTGCTGGACCCCCCTCGACTGGTAAGACTGCCATTGCAATGGGTATCTCACAATCTTTGGGCAGCGATGTTCCATTCACAACTGTGGCAGGTTCAGAAATTTTTTCACTCGAGCTATCGAAAACCGAGGCCCTTACTCAAGCATTTAGGAAGTCCATTGGTGTTCGTATCAAGGAGGAAACCGAGCTCATTGAGGGTGAGGTTGTAGAAATCCAAGTTGATCGTTccattgctggtggtcaAAAGCAAGGTAAACTCACTATAAAAACCACGGATATGGAGACTGTGTATGAGCTTGGAACTAAAATGATCGACTCGCTATCTAAGGAAAAGGTCACGGCAGGAGATGTTGTTTCTATCGACAAGGCTTCTGGAAAGATCACAAAGCTGGGTCGCTCATATACTAGGTCGCGTGATTACGATGCCATGTCTGCCGATACCAAATTCGTTCAATGCCCAGAAGGAGAACTACAGCGACGTAAAGAAGTCGTTCATACAGTCTCTTTGCATGAGATTGATGTTATCAATTCTAGAAGCCAAGGATTTTTAGCTTTGTTCAGCGGCGATACAGGAGAGATTCGTAGTGAAGTCAGAGATCAAATCAACACAAAAGTCAGCGAATGGAGGGAAGAGGGCAAAGCAGAGATTATTCCTGGagtattatttattgatgaaGTGCACATGTTGGATATTGAATCTTTCTCTTATATCAACAGAGCTCTTGAAGACGATTTATCGCCTATTGTTATTATGGCCACTAATAGAGGCGTTTCACGTACCAGAGGTACCAACTACAAGTCACCTCACGGTCTCCCAGTTGATTTGCTTGACCGGgtgattattatttccacTACTCCATACAACCctgaagaaatcaaacagATTTTGTCGATTAGAGCTcaggaagaagaggtcgATGTGTCTGTTGATGCCCTAGCCATTCTAACCAAAATTGGCGAAGAAACGTCATTGCGATATGCTGCCAATCTGATCACTGTAGCTAATCTTATTGCGACAAAACGCAAGTCCCAAACTGTAGATGTTGAGGATGTTAAGCGAAGTTACTCACTTTTCTGGGATGCTAATCGTAGTGTGCAATATCTTTCTCAATACTCTGATAATCTCGTCAACGACGCCGGTGCTGCCACTCTTGGCGGAGTTAAAACTATTGCCAACCCAGCTGCTCCAGCACAAGCACCCGCCACTACTGCGCCTGTTCCATCTACTACTCCAGCCACTACAACTGCCTCAGGTGATACCATGGATACTACGTCTTAG
- the RBD2 gene encoding Rbd2p (Possible rhomboid protease; has similarity to eukaryotic rhomboid proteases including Pcp1p; GO_component: GO:0030137 - COPI-coated vesicle [Evidence IDA] [PMID 14562095]; GO_component: GO:0005794 - Golgi apparatus [Evidence IEA,IEA]; GO_component: GO:0005794 - Golgi apparatus [Evidence IDA] [PMID 14562095]; GO_component: GO:0000139 - Golgi membrane [Evidence IEA]; GO_component: GO:0016021 - integral component of membrane [Evidence IEA,IEA]; GO_component: GO:0016021 - integral component of membrane [Evidence ISM] [PMID 12192589]; GO_component: GO:0016020 - membrane [Evidence IEA]; GO_function: GO:0016787 - hydrolase activity [Evidence IEA]; GO_function: GO:0003674 - molecular_function [Evidence ND]; GO_function: GO:0008233 - peptidase activity [Evidence IEA]; GO_function: GO:0004252 - serine-type endopeptidase activity [Evidence IEA]; GO_function: GO:0008236 - serine-type peptidase activity [Evidence IEA]; GO_process: GO:0008150 - biological_process [Evidence ND]; GO_process: GO:0006508 - proteolysis [Evidence IEA]): MIQVLAVVPGVVYCILGLLFFPNAAVAGASGWVFSFLGYFAYQDYRRTPLFNLSATHAIPTWSTPLVPLVMLAIFLPGSSFLGHLLGLLAGWAMALGYLDPLIEPSTKVVEWIEVKLARAIALIPSQFHFIGEVSARESRALARSDPLPTTETPVAATAGAGTQSFSGPGHVLGQ; this comes from the coding sequence ATGATTCAAGTCCTGGCAGTTGTGCCTGGTGTTGTGTACTGTATTCTTGgacttttatttttccCTAATGCTGCTGTAGCAGGAGCAAGCGGATGGGTATTCTCATTTCTGGGGTACTTTGCTTACCAAGATTACCGTCGTACTCCATTGTTCAATTTATCAGCCACACATGCCATTCCTACTTGGTCAACACCATTAGTTCCTTTAGTCATGTTGGCCATTTTTCTGCCAGGATCAAGCTTTCTAGGCCATCTATTGGGTTTACTAGCCGGTTGGGCAATGGCATTGGGTTATTTGGACCCACTGATTGAGCCATCTACCAAAGTAGTCGAGTGGATTGAGGTTAAGCTTGCTAGAGCCATTGCACTTATCCCGTCTCAGTTTCACTTTATTGGTGAGGTTAGTGCCCGGGAGTCTCGTGCTCTAGCTCGTTCTGACCCTCTCCCAACCACTGAAACCCCTGTCGCTGCTACTGCAGGAGCAGGTACTCAGTCGTTTTCTGGTCCCGGTCATGTTCTCGGCCAGTAA
- the MRPS17 gene encoding mitochondrial 37S ribosomal protein MRPS17 (Mitochondrial ribosomal protein of the small subunit; GO_component: GO:0005622 - intracellular [Evidence IEA]; GO_component: GO:0005763 - mitochondrial small ribosomal subunit [Evidence IPI] [PMID 12392552]; GO_component: GO:0005739 - mitochondrion [Evidence IEA,IEA]; GO_component: GO:0005739 - mitochondrion [Evidence IDA] [PMID 16823961]; GO_component: GO:0005739 - mitochondrion [Evidence IDA] [PMID 24390141]; GO_component: GO:0030529 - ribonucleoprotein complex [Evidence IEA]; GO_component: GO:0005840 - ribosome [Evidence IEA,IEA]; GO_function: GO:0003723 - RNA binding [Evidence IEA]; GO_function: GO:0019843 - rRNA binding [Evidence IEA]; GO_function: GO:0003735 - structural constituent of ribosome [Evidence IEA]; GO_function: GO:0003735 - structural constituent of ribosome [Evidence IPI] [PMID 12392552]; GO_process: GO:0032543 - mitochondrial translation [Evidence IC] [PMID 12392552]; GO_process: GO:0030435 - sporulation resulting in formation of a cellular spore [Evidence IEA]; GO_process: GO:0006412 - translation [Evidence IEA]): MARQSFIGFVTSQGKMNKTIKVRVRKVKFNRVIHKDIIEYKDFMVHDELNKCQEGDVVRIQYVRPLSAHKSFAVAEIMKYKGTEWMKYQAEAPQKVTEEELKKLEEYKLERQARIEAKGTSSIAENIRKVEKSFAGDKSLAESDKPLVQDLMKKYGISSWPPSHEIIKLDASKLKKELQELDIEISALSYSSYTKDFLASQPEEADKILQSLGHDTTTMNSSIKKNILMKHFAKSFNSIPVA, encoded by the coding sequence ATGGCTAGACAATCGTTCATTGGCTTTGTGACTTCACAAGGCAAAATGAATAAGACCATCAAAGTGCGTGTGAGAAAGGTTAAGTTTAACCGGGTCATCCACAAGGATATCATTGAATACAAAGATTTCATGGTTCATGACGAACTGAACAAATGTCAAGAGGGTGATGTTGTCAGAATTCAATATGTCAGACCACTTTCGGCCCATAAGTCATTTGCTGTCGCTGAAATCATGAAATACAAAGGTACTGAGTGGATGAAGTATCAGGCTGAGGCACCTCAAAAAGTCACTGAAGAGGAGTTAAAGAAACTCGAAGAATATAAATTAGAACGGCAAGCTCGTATTGAAGCTAAGGGAACCAGTAGTATTGCAGAAAATATACGCAAAGTCGAGAAGTCATTTGCTGGTGACAAGTCACTTGCCGAAAGCGACAAACCCTTGGTACAGGACTTGATGAAAAAATATGGCATCTCTTCATGGCCCCCCTCGCATGAGATTATAAAATTGGATGCATCTaagttgaagaaagagtTACAAGAGCTGGATATTGAGATTTCAGCCTTAAGTTATTCATCATACACAAAGGATTTTCTTGCCAGCCAACCTGAAGAGGCAGACAAGATTCTTCAATCTCTGGGCCATGATACGACGACCATGAATTCTAGCATAAAGAAAAACATTCTCATGAAGCATTTTGCCAAGTCATTTAATTCAATTCCCGTTGCTTAA
- the MSS4 gene encoding 1-phosphatidylinositol-4-phosphate 5-kinase (Phosphatidylinositol-4-phosphate 5-kinase; involved in actin cytoskeleton organization and cell morphogenesis; multicopy suppressor of stt4 mutation; GO_component: GO:0005634 - nucleus [Evidence IDA] [PMID 9624177]; GO_component: GO:0005886 - plasma membrane [Evidence IDA] [PMID 9624177]; GO_function: GO:0016308 - 1-phosphatidylinositol-4-phosphate 5-kinase activity [Evidence IEA]; GO_function: GO:0016308 - 1-phosphatidylinositol-4-phosphate 5-kinase activity [Evidence IDA] [PMID 9624177]; GO_function: GO:0016308 - 1-phosphatidylinositol-4-phosphate 5-kinase activity [Evidence IDA] [PMID 9624178]; GO_function: GO:0005524 - ATP binding [Evidence IEA]; GO_function: GO:0016301 - kinase activity [Evidence IEA]; GO_function: GO:0000166 - nucleotide binding [Evidence IEA]; GO_function: GO:0016307 - phosphatidylinositol phosphate kinase activity [Evidence IEA]; GO_function: GO:0016740 - transferase activity [Evidence IEA]; GO_process: GO:0031321 - ascospore-type prospore assembly [Evidence IGI] [PMID 19502581]; GO_process: GO:0046488 - phosphatidylinositol metabolic process [Evidence IEA]; GO_process: GO:0046854 - phosphatidylinositol phosphorylation [Evidence IDA] [PMID 9624177]; GO_process: GO:0046854 - phosphatidylinositol phosphorylation [Evidence IDA] [PMID 9624178]; GO_process: GO:0016310 - phosphorylation [Evidence IEA]) has translation MGAFFFSNGDVLPSNGTHKVPRRPVLSDIRCGVSVPKYGACVQQENRRPARRSAFAYHKVLILECSSDDSGISVGSDETLNEPTVWKPIDIVSEQPHCEESSNTYSATIDNDDDNFSEWSFEAGDEAAFTTRQIQTTWSEENTEATWTTPAASWALSDCPIEIDENDFSPDSHGDVTLVESPLETSTSDLAESEEITPAKVDDGTPCAIADAPTPAIEGNSSIDGLVAEIIAVANLFKGLPQLIVSGGLQAEPDSELPTTAPLAPFKPIAQTPSDNLVIQVEEVNKSKTPFLLTRAKAKLTSCTGRAAPITKSTLMFNGVQTAVDATPLSSQEALTMENKKYRLDGGAIIKAYSPIVYQNIRTLCGIDYHEFLNSFLLQSDLTKTKSPGKSGSDFLITPNGKYIIKTIKRKEHNVIANAEFLADYYNHIKAHSSTQLPFYLGNYTLVADGKKTHFIIMKNLLQKETDLIYDLKGSSHDRRAGPRKDNRGRVVFKDLDWTDKHEAISMTQEDRDKLMVQVSKDVDFLKRHNIMDYSLLVGLQSDTRTCEQQPVIGMIDTLCPFSWRKRAETTVKGLMFGRSAVDVVHPAKYGARFLNFVQSAVVPGPGRSVSTRC, from the coding sequence atgggtgcatttttcttttccaacGGTGATGTTCTTCCTTCTAATGGAACCCACAAAGTCCCTCGTCGTCCTGTTTTGAGTGACATTCGTTGCGGTGTTTCTGTGCCCAAGTATGGTGCTTGTGTACAACAAGAGAACCGTCGTCCTGCCAGAcgttctgcttttgcttatcACAAGGTTTTGATCCTTGAATGTTCCTCCGATGACTCTGGTATCTCGgttggatctgatgagACCCTCAATGAACCCACCGTCTGGAAACccattgatattgtttctGAACAACCTCATTGTGAAGAGTCGAGTAATACTTACTCTGCTAccattgataatgatgatgacaactTCTCTGAGTGGTCTTTTGAGGCTGGAGATGAGGCAGCCTTTACCACCCGCCAAATTCAAACTACTTGGTCCGAAGAGAACACTGAAGCTACCTGGACCacccctgctgcctcttggGCTCTATCTGATTGCcctattgaaattgatgagaatgactTTTCTCCTGATTCCCATGGCGATGTTACATTGGTTGAGTCACCTTTGGAAACTTCTACCAGCGATTTGGCTGAATCTGAGGAAATCACTCCTGCCAAGGTGGATGATGGAACCCCTTGTGCTATTGCCGACGCCCCTACCCCTGCTATCGAGGGCAATTCTTCCATTGACGgccttgttgctgagattattgcCGTTGCAAACTTATTCAAGGGTTTGCCacaattgattgtttctggtggccTTCAAGCTGAACCTGACTCTGAGCTTCCCACTACAGCTCCACTGGCTCCATTTAAGCCCATTGCTCAAACTCCCTCTGACAATTTGGTCATTCAGGTTGAGGAAGTCAACAAGTCCAAGACACCATTCTTGTTGACAAGAGCCAAGGCCAAGCTGACTTCTTGTACTGGACGCGCTGCCCCTATTACAAAATCCACTCTCATGTTTAATGGAGTTCAAACTGCTGTCGATGCTACTCCCCTTAGTAGCCAGGAAGCTCTCACTatggagaacaagaaatacagACTTGATGGAGGTGCCATTATTAAGGCCTATTCGCCTATTGTTTATCAAAACATCCGCACCCTTTGTGGAATTGATTATCATGAGTTTTTAAACTCATTTCTTTTGCAGTCtgacttgaccaagactAAATCTCCTGGCAAATCTGGAtccgatttcttgattACTCCTAATGGCAAGTACATTATTAAGACCATCAAGCGCAAGGAGCACAACGTCATTGCTAACGCGGAATTTTTGGCCGACTATTACAATCATATCAAGGCCCACTCTAGTACTCAGCTCCCTTTCTATCTTGGAAACTACActcttgttgctgatggaaagaagactcaCTTTATcattatgaagaatttgcttcaGAAGGAGACAGATTTGATTTACGATCTCAAGGGATCGAGCCATGACCGACGTGCCGGGCCCAGAAAAGACAATCGTGGCCGTGTAGTGTTCAAGGATCTTGACTGGACTGATAAGCACGAGGCTATCTCCATGACTCAAGAGGATCGAGACAAGTTAATGGTTCAAGTTTCAAAGGATgtcgatttcttgaagcGACATAACATCATGGATTATTCATTGTTGGTAGGACTTCAGAGTGACACTCGTACTtgtgaacaacaaccagTTATTGGTATGATCGATACCCTTTGCCCCTTTAGTTGGCGCAAGAGAGCGGAGACCACTGTCAAAGGACTGATGTTTGGCAGATCCGCTGTAGATGTTGTTCACCCTGCCAAGTATGGAGCGAGATTCCTTAATTTCGTTCAATCTGCTGTGGTCCCTGGACCAGGCAGATCAGTGTCTACTCGTTGttaa